In Streptomyces sp. HUAS ZL42, the DNA window AGGTCCTCGGCGGACGGGCCGAGGCACGGCTCGTGTTCGAGTTCTGAGGCCCGCTCCACATCGGGCCACAGGGAGAGGCAGCAGATCATGGCAACCGTCACCGTAGCCGCGGTACGGGAGCGGGCGCCCGGCGAACGCCGGGTCGCCCTCGTCCCCGAGGCCGTCACCCTCCTGCGCCGGGCCGGGATCGAGGTCCTGGTCGAGACCGGCGCGGGCTCCGGCGCCTGGTTCACCGACGCCGACTACACCGCCGCCGGGGCGAGTGTCGTGTCCCCGGACGAACTGTACGCACGGGCCGACGCCGTACTCTGCGTCGGGCCGCCCGACGAGGAGACCGCGACCGCGCTGCGCTCCGGGCAGAGCCTGATCGGCCTGCTCGAACCGCTCCGCCACCCCGCCCTGGCACAGGACCTGTACCGGCGGGGGGTGCACATGGTGAGCCTCGATCTGCTGCCCCGCACTCTCAGCCGCGCCCAGTCCATGGACGCGCTGACCTCCCAGGCCAACGTCGCCGGTTACAAGGCGGCTCTGCTGGCCGCGGAGTCCTACGACCGCTTCTTCCCGATGCTGACCACCGCGGCGGGCACCATGCGCCCGGCGCAGGTCCTCGTCCTCGGCGCCGGAGTGGCCGGGTTGCAGGCGATCGCCACCGCCCGCCGCCTCGGCGCCGTCGTCACGGCGTACGACGTACGCCCCGAGTCACGAGGGGAGGTGGAGTCGCTGGGCGCCCGGTTCCTCGATGTCCAGAGCCCGCCGGACGAGGAACCGGGCACCGAACGGGGCGGCTACGCCAGGGAGTTGACCGGAGAGGAGCAGCAGGCCCAGCGGGCCGCGCTCGACACGCACACCGCCGGCTCCGACGTCGTGATCACCACGGCCCAGGTGCCGGGACGCAGGCCGCCGCTGCTGGTGACCGCGGCCGTGCTGGAGCGGATGAGGCCCGGCTCGGTCGTCGTCGACCTCGCCGCGAGCGAACTCGGCGGCAACGTCGAGGGATCCGAGCCCGACAAGACCACCGTCCTGGACAACGGCGTCACCCTGATCGGAGCCGGACGCCTGCCGTCCGCCATGGCGACCGCGGCGTCCACCGCCTACGCCCGCAACCTCGTCGCCCTGCTGCGCCACCTGGTGCGCGACGGCGAACTCGTCCTCGACCCGGCCGACGAGATCACGGCCGCCCTCACGGGAGGAGGCGCATCATGAACAACGTCGATCTCCTCACCGCGATCACCGTCTTCGTGCTGAGCGTGCTGGTCGGCGTCGAGGTCATCAGCAAGGTCCCGGCGACCCTGCACACCCCGCTGATGTCCGGCTCGAACTCGGTGCACGGCATCGTCGTCATCGGCGCCATGCTGATCGCTGCCGAGTCGCACACCTGGCTCGGCTACGTCCTGGCCTTCACGGCCATGGTGTTCGGGGCGATGAACGTCGTCGGCGGATACGTCGTCACCGACCGGATGCTGGAGATGTTCAAGGCCAGGCCGGCCGCCGAGAAGAAGCAGAAGGCCGAGGTGTGACCGCCATGGACACCGTGTCCAACACCGTCCACTACATCTTCCTGGCAGCGGCCGCCTGCTTCGTACTGGGCCTGCATCTGATGAACCACCCGCGCACGGCCCGCCGCGGCAACACCCTCTCCGCCGCCGCCATGACCGGCGCGATCGCCGCCACCGTGTGGCTCGTCGCCGACGAGGGCGTGATCAGCCGCACCGGCTGGCTCGTCCTCGCCTCGGGCGGCCTCGTCGGCGCGGCGCTCGGCCTGTGGGCGGCGCGCGAGGTGCAGATGACCGCCATGCCCCAACTGGTCAGCCTCTTCAACGCCGTCGGGGGTGGCGCGGCCGCGCTCATCGCGGTCAACGACCTGCTCCAGGCGGAGGATCCGGCGGGACTGGGCGCACGGGTCTCCCTGCCCGGGGCGCTGGACATCGTCATCGGCGCGGTCACCTTCTCCGGATCCCTGGTCGCCGCCGGCAAGCTCCAGGGCGTCGTGTCCGGCGCGCCCGTCGTGTTCCCGGGGGCGCGGCTGCTCAACGTGCTGCTGCCGGCGTCCTTCGCCGCCGGCACGGTCTGGCTCGTGCTGGCACCGGACTCCCGTACGGCGCTGTACGGGCTCGTGGCCGTCGCGCTGCTGTTCGGCGTGACCATGGTGCTGCCCATCGGCGGCGCCGACATGCCGGTCGTCATCGCCCTGCTGAACGCCTTCACCGGGTCGGCGGTCGCGATGGCCGGCTTCGTCCTCGACGAGACCGCGCTCATCATCGCCGGCATGCTCGTCAGCTCCTCGGGCGGCATCCTGACGAAGCTGATGGCCGACGCCATGAACCGGTCCATCGCCAACATCGTCGTCGGCGGCTTCGGCACCGGCGACAGCGCCCCCGCGGCAACCGGATCGGCCGCTCCGGCCCAGGTGCGGCCGGTCTCCGCGGACGACGTCGCCGTCCAGCTGGCGTACGCGAGCAAGGTCGTCTTCGTCCCGGGATACGGCCTCGCCGCCGCCCAGGCGCAGCACGAACTCGGCGACCTGGCCAAGCTGCTGACCGACCACGGCATCGACGTCTGCTACGCGGTCCACCCGGTCGCGGGCCGGATGCCCGGCCACATGAACGTGCTCCTGGCCGAGGCCAACGTGCCGTACACGCAGCTGAAGGAGATGGACGAGATCAACCCGGAGTTCCCGCAGGCCGACGTCGCCCTGGTGATCGGCGCCAACGACGTCACCAACCCGATCGCACGCCGCCCCGGAAACGCGATCTCCGGTATGCCGATCCTGGACGTCGACAAGGCGAAGAGCGTCGTGGTCATCAAGCGTTCGATGGGCCACGGCTACGCCGGCATCGACAACGAGCTCTACACCGATCCCAAGACCGGGATGTTCTTCACCGACGCCAAGAAGGGACTGAGCGAACTGAAGGCGGCCGTCGGCGAGTTCGTCGGCTGACGCGCA includes these proteins:
- a CDS encoding NAD(P) transhydrogenase subunit alpha: MATVTVAAVRERAPGERRVALVPEAVTLLRRAGIEVLVETGAGSGAWFTDADYTAAGASVVSPDELYARADAVLCVGPPDEETATALRSGQSLIGLLEPLRHPALAQDLYRRGVHMVSLDLLPRTLSRAQSMDALTSQANVAGYKAALLAAESYDRFFPMLTTAAGTMRPAQVLVLGAGVAGLQAIATARRLGAVVTAYDVRPESRGEVESLGARFLDVQSPPDEEPGTERGGYARELTGEEQQAQRAALDTHTAGSDVVITTAQVPGRRPPLLVTAAVLERMRPGSVVVDLAASELGGNVEGSEPDKTTVLDNGVTLIGAGRLPSAMATAASTAYARNLVALLRHLVRDGELVLDPADEITAALTGGGAS
- a CDS encoding NAD(P) transhydrogenase subunit alpha codes for the protein MNNVDLLTAITVFVLSVLVGVEVISKVPATLHTPLMSGSNSVHGIVVIGAMLIAAESHTWLGYVLAFTAMVFGAMNVVGGYVVTDRMLEMFKARPAAEKKQKAEV
- a CDS encoding NAD(P)(+) transhydrogenase (Re/Si-specific) subunit beta, which encodes MDTVSNTVHYIFLAAAACFVLGLHLMNHPRTARRGNTLSAAAMTGAIAATVWLVADEGVISRTGWLVLASGGLVGAALGLWAAREVQMTAMPQLVSLFNAVGGGAAALIAVNDLLQAEDPAGLGARVSLPGALDIVIGAVTFSGSLVAAGKLQGVVSGAPVVFPGARLLNVLLPASFAAGTVWLVLAPDSRTALYGLVAVALLFGVTMVLPIGGADMPVVIALLNAFTGSAVAMAGFVLDETALIIAGMLVSSSGGILTKLMADAMNRSIANIVVGGFGTGDSAPAATGSAAPAQVRPVSADDVAVQLAYASKVVFVPGYGLAAAQAQHELGDLAKLLTDHGIDVCYAVHPVAGRMPGHMNVLLAEANVPYTQLKEMDEINPEFPQADVALVIGANDVTNPIARRPGNAISGMPILDVDKAKSVVVIKRSMGHGYAGIDNELYTDPKTGMFFTDAKKGLSELKAAVGEFVG